From the genome of uncultured Bacteroides sp.:
GCTATGCATCTTTTTGCAAAGAGTGTAGCTAAGGCTGTTGAGAAAGCTATTCCATGTAAAAGAGTTGGTGTTGCAGTAATGGGGCTGGAGGTTCCTCACGCTCACATTCATCTTATTCCAATTAACAAGGAATCAGATATGGTTATTTCAAATCCTAAACAAAAACTGTCTGACGAAGAGTTTGTTACAATAGCTTCTGCTATTAAAACAGCTTGGGAGAACAATAAGGTCGATTTATAAAAAAAGAATGCGCATGATTATAATCACGCGCATTCTTTTTTTATAGTTGATATTTTAAATATAATCTTCGCCCATCTTTATTTGGGCATCGTTTACAAACTTACGTATAGCATGTTCTTCATCTTTTTTGCAGATTAACAATACGTTATCTGATTCTGCGATTAAATAATCTTCCATATTCTGAAGCACTGCTAATTTCCCCTCTGGTAAAACAACAATGTTATTTTTGCAGTTGTACATTAATGTCTCACATTTAAGAGAAACATTATCGTTTTCGTCTTTTGAAGATAAGTCATAGAGTGATCCCCATGTTCCAAGATCTGACCATCCAAAATCACCCATTAAAACATAAACATTGTCTGCTTTCTCCATTATTCCAAAGTCTATTGAAATATTAGGGCATGCCGGGAAATTCTCATCAATAAATGCTTTCTCATTCTCGGTTGCATAAATGTTATTGCCAACTGATAGTTTGGCTACTAATTCGGGTAAAAGTTCATTGAACGCTTTTAATATAGAATTCACATTCCAGATAAATAGACCTGAGTTCCAGTAGAATTCGCCACTTTCCAAAAAAACCTTAGCAAGCTCTAATTCAGGCTTTTCTGTAAATGTTTTTACTTTATGAAAATCACCGTCTTTTTGCTCGTCAATCTGAATGTAGCCATAACCAGTTTCTGGTCTGTTAGGTTTGATACCCAATGTAAGCAGGTTGTTAGAATTGGCTGCAAATTTCAAGCCTTTTTCTATAGCTTCCAGGAATTCACCTTCTTTTAAAATCAGATGGTCGGATGGAGCTACTATTATATTCGCATTTGGATTTATAGCCTGAATATGATATGACGCCCATGCAATGCAAGGTGCTGTATTTCTGCGAGTTGGCTCTAGTAAAATTTGATCTTGTGATAACTGTGGTAGTTGTTCTTTAACCAACGAAGAGTATAAATCGTTGGTTACAATAAATATGTTTTCTGCAGGTATAATTTTGCTGAAACGATCATAAGTCTGTTGTAGTAGAGAACGTCCTGTTCCAAAAAAATCAAGAAATTGTTTGGGGAGACTTTTACGACTGAAAGGCCAGAAACGACTTCCTATACCTCCACCCATGATTACACAATAATTATTGCTGTTTGTCATGATAATAGCTATTTTAAAAGTTTCCGCTAAGGTACTATTAATTTTATAAAAAGCATATTCATCTTAACCTAATTCTCTTTTTTTCATCTTTTTTTAGTTCAAGTCTTGCAAATATAGAAAAAAGCTGTATCTTTGCACTCGCAATTCGCCCAGATGGCGGAATTGGTAGACGCGCTGGTCTCAAACACCAGTGGATTCACTTCCATGCCGGTTCGATCCCGGCTCTGGGTACAAAAGCCTCTTAATCATTTGATTGAGAGGTTTTTTTTTGCTGAATTTTCCCATATTTCTCCCACACATGCAAAATAATTCAAAATAGATGCTGATTTTCTTGCATGTGAATGAATTCTATCTAATTTTACAAAAATAATATGAGCGTTATATTTAGTTATGAGAAACAATATTTGGAAAGAAATAGAAATCCTAAATCAAGAATTTATAAATCTTGGTATTAGTCAATCGGTAGACTATGAAAAGTACTATCTCTATTCGCTTATTACCCATTCTACTGCTATTGAAGGGTCTACTCTTACGGAAATGGAAACTCAGCTTCTTTTTGATGAAGGGATAACGGCTAAAGGTAAACCGTTGGTTCATCACTTGATGAATGAAGATTTAAAACAGGCCTATGAATTCGCGATGGCAGAAGCCAAGCCGGATATTGTTATTGCTCCAATATTCTTGCAGAATTTAAACGCAATGCTTATGCGGACCACTGGTAGTGTGCATAGTACAATGGCTGGTTCGTTTGATTCTTCAAAAGGTGAGTATCGTCTATGTGAGGTGACGGCCGGTGTTGGTGGGCGCTCTTATATGAACTACTTGAAGGTTCCTGTTAAGATGGAGGAATTTTGCACTACTATTAATAGTCGGTTGAAATCTGCGGATTCATTAAAAGAACAGTATAATTTAAGTTTTAATGCGCATCTTAATCTTGTTACAATTCATCCTTGGGTTGATGGTAATGGAAGAACTTCTCGTTTGTTAATGAATTATTTGCAGTTTTTTTATGGGCTTTTTCCTACTAAAATATTTAAGGAAGATAGAGATGATTATATTCTTTCTTTGCAGCAATCGCAGGATGAAGAACATAATACTCCTTTTCTTGACTTTATGGCTACACAGTTAAAAAAGTCTTTGTCTTTGGAAATTGAGAGATACAATAATTCACGTAAGAAAGGATTTCATTTAATGTTTTAAATTAAACGCACCATTCTTAAATAATGCACTACAAGAGCTGCCAAAATAACCCTTGTAGAAGTCCTTTTGATGTCTAGGATAATAGATTTTCTTTAGCGCTGGGAGTATACTCAAAAACAGGGCCAACTATCTGGCAATTATCCAATTCTTTACAGTCGCCACAGGTATTAAATCCCTTCTCATGTACGCATTTGCGAATTTCGCAATAATCGCTGCAATAAGCAAATTTTGCTCCGTCTACTCGACAACCCATGCAATTTATGGTTGCTGCTGTAATTTCCGGTGCATTGTTCATTGAACTCCACTTCTGAGCGGTTTTTTCTCTTAACTCATTGTCATTTTCGACAGTGGCTATGCGGGCGTCGCAATTTTCGCAATCTAATCCGCAACATGCAATCAATTGTTTCATCTTTTTTTAAGTTACTATTTTTATTATCAAAGTTTTAATGAAAATTTATATCACGAGATAAGTTGCTAGATTGCTAGAACAAATTTGAAAAATAATATTTTCTGAGAGATTTTTTCTTCTGAAATTGCAAGCTTGCTCTCTTATCTTCGTTTCTTATAAATTAATGCCGTAATAGGTTTTAATGATGATTGGAAAAATGGTTATTATTGCTAAAACTATTGCTGTAATGTATATTAAGAACCAAACAGGGCTTGTTTCTTTACTTGCTACTCTATTTTTTAAGGAATTAATCCTTATCTCTTTTTTATATCTGGAAATAAATGATAGAATCTGGATCTCTTTTCCACTTATTGCCAATGATTGTATTGATTGAGTCTTAATATCCCAATAATTAATAATCATATATATCAGGCAATTGTACACTTGCCATGAGGAATTTCTTTAAAATCATTATCCTTATGATCGTAATAACCATTTAGGGTTGTATTAAAATCCTAGTCTCTGATTTTATCTCCAATGTTTAAATTGTGAGATAACTGAGGTGCTTGCTCTTTTTTTTAGTCTCGTATTGTCAATCAGACTTGTTCTACGTTCAATGGATTTGTTAAAGTCTGGTAAGGTTAAAGTGTTATTGCTTAAACCTTTATAAAGTTTTACATAGTTAATTGAACTCATAGATTTATGGTATTAAGGTTTAACGTCTATAAAAATTGAAATAAATAATTATAAAAGCAAATATTTTTATTCCTAATTTTTAAAATTAACATTTGGGCGTGAGGTATATAACTAATAATATTTGCGGTATTTTTTTATAAGAATGATCTTTCTTTTTATGTCATTTTTTTTAAATAGGAATATCAGGAAATTTAGTGAGTAATACTTTTCTTGAAATTGTTTTTTAGAGGTAAGATGAAATTCTGCTTTGTTGCTAAATTTTTTATTTAACTTATTTAACTGCCATTGATCTCTGTTGGTATACTTTTTGCTTTCTGATATAACAATTTGTGAACTGTCACAAATTGTCAGACATATAAATTAACTTTTTAAATTTAAGAAAAATGGGAGCTGCAGGAAACAAAAAGCCCAAAAAGGCAAAAGACAAGTCAAAAGTTAAATCTGAGTATCAATTGGAACAGGCTACTGCTGTTGTTGGCGGCAAGCATAAAAAATAATTCAGTCCCTTTTCTTACCCAAATAGAGTCCGTCGAAAAAAGTTTTTCGATGGACTCTATTATTTCGCTCGGTTAGTTTTGTTAGCTATAATGCTAATAAACAACAAAAAAGACAATATTCCCATCAAAATACAGATACTTTTATGCTTTCTATTCTTTATTTTTGTAAAGTCAATTGTTTTGCGAAAACTAGAACGACAGATAACATACATTATGAAAAGACAAATCACTTATTTATTTACTGTTTTATTTTTTATTGCATGTTCGGTTAAGATCAATGCAACGGTTAAGCTGCCTGCTATATTTTCCGATAATATGGTGTTGCAGCAAAATACATGGATTAATATCTGGGGTACAGCTTCTGCAAATGAGAAAGTAGTCATTACTACTTCATGGAATTTTAAAAGATATGTTACGACTGCTGATGCTACCGGAAAGTGGGAGCTAAAGATGAAAACTCCTAGAGCAACAAAAGAACAGAATATTACTGTAAAGGGTGAAAATGTGATCAAGATCAATAATGTATTGATTGGTGAGGTTTGGCTTTGTACAGGACAGTCGAATATGGAATTCCAGGTTGCTAAAGATAAAGGCTGGAAAACCGGAATGTTGAATGAAGAAGAAGAAATGAAGGATGCTGATTATCCAGAGATTCGACTATTTCAGGTACAGCATCAACTATCTCCTGAAGGACCAAAGGATGATTGTGTAGGACATTGGGTTGTATGTAATCCTACTAACCTTAAAGAGTTTTCTGCCGTAGGTTTTGTGTTTGGTCGCAAGCTTTATAAAAGTTTGAATATTCCTGTGGGTTTAATCCAGTCTACCTGGGGTGGAACTCATGCAGAGTCGTGGATGAAGAAAGAAGTGATGGAAAGCAAACCTCTTTATGCAGATGTTCTTCAGGATTTTGCTTTGAATAATGTAAAAAGAGAAAAAGATTATTGTAAAGTTCCGGCTACTTTGTGGAATGGTATGATTAATCCTATTCTTCCTTTCACAATAAAAGGAAATATTTGGTATCAGGGTGAATCAAACTCTGTACGTTTTGAAAAGTATCAGGAAGTTCTTACCGATTTAATTAACAGCTGGCGTAAGGAATGGTCGCAACCGGAAATGCCTTTCTACTTTGTGCAAATAGCTCCACAGTATAAACAACCTGCAGGAATTCGTGAAGCTCAGCTGAAAACCTGGCTAACAGTTAAGAATACCGGTATGGTTGTTATTACCGATGCGGGCGATTCTACAGATATTCATCCTCGTAATAAACGTATTACAGGTGAACGTCTTGCATTATGGGCATTGGCTAAAACTTATGGAAGGAATTGCGCATATTCAGGTCCGCTATATAAATCAATGAAGATCTCGGGTAATAAAGCTATCCTTACTTTTGATTATGTAGAAGGTGGACTGACATCAAAAGGTGACGCTTTAAAGGGTTTCTTTATTGCTGGAACCGACAGACGCTTCTATCCTGCGGAGGCTGTGATTGTTAATAATAAGGTTGAAGTTTCTGCGCCTGAAGTTCTTGATCCTGTTGCGGTACGCTACGGATGGGGATTTTTCTTCCGTGCTAACTTATTCAATGAAGCTGGTTTGCCTGCTTCTCCTTTCAGAACAGATTCTTTTCAGGAGGATACTTATGCCAGACGTTTTGCTGATTCTGAAATGAGACGTTTTCCTAAGGCATATATGCTAGATCATGGAAAGAAACCTTTCTTTGGCTATGCTCAAGGTGTGGGTTGCTGCGCAATGCTTAAAATGTGGAAACAGACTGGTGATAAACGTTATTTCAATTATGTAAAAGAATGGGCTGATAGTCTTATCAGTGATAATGGCGACATTTATCTGTATGACAAGTCTGCTTATAATGTTGATTTTGTGAATTCAGGTAAAGTGCTGTTTGATATATATAAGGAGACTGGCAATAAGAAGTATAAACTTGCCATGGATGTACTTATTAAGCAATTAAAAGATCAGCCAAGAACTTTGGAAGGTGGTTACTGGCATAAGTTGGTTTACCAACATCAAATATGGTTGGATGGTATTTATATGGCTTCTCCTTTTATGGCTCAGTATGGTGCTGAATTTAATCAACCCGAATGGATTGATGAAGCTGTTAAGCAAATCACTCTTTGCCATAAACATACTTATGATCCTAAAACAGGTCTTTATTATCATGCTTGGGATGAAAGCAAATCACAGCGTTGGGCTAATCCGGAAACCGGACTTTCTCCAAACTTCTGGGGAAGAAGTATCGGATGGTATTTCATGGCTATGGTTGATGCGCTTGATTTTATTCCGGTAGGACACGAAGGACGTGAAGTTATCATTAAACAAATACAAGGACTAGCTGATGCACTTCCTAAATATCAGGATAAAGATGGATTGTGGTATCAGGTTCTTGATCAGCCTAAACGCGAAGGTAACTTCCCAGAAGCATCTGTTACTACTCAGTTTATGTATGCGTATGCAAAAGCTGTAAATAAAGGATATCTTGATAAGAAATATCGTGCTTATGCAGAAAAAGCTTTTGATGGATTGAAAAATAAGCTGATAAAGGAAAATGAAGATGGAACACTTACGTTGACACGTTGTTGCCAGGTTGGCGGTTTAGGTGGAAATCCTTATCGTGATGGAAGCTTTGAATATTATATTGGAGAAAAAATGCGCGATAATGATGCTAAGGCTACAGGTCCTTATATAATGGGATGTATAGAATTGGGACATTAATTTTTTTAAGGTAAAAGGATAACAGGTTAAAAAGAAAGCACAGAGTTTATTTTCTGAGAAGATTTACTTTGTGCTTTTTGCTAATTATATGAACTTAAACTGTACTATGATGATAAAAAGAATTTTATTAGTTAGTTGCTTTTCCTCATTTTATATCTATTGTTCTGCTCAGCAGTTAGGATGGCCTGCTGTAAAAACAGAAGCTAAACCTGCAGCACGCTGGTGGTGGCTTGGAAGCGCTGTAGATGAAAAGAATCTTACTTATAACTTGCAGGAATATTCTCATGCAGGCATGGGAACAATGGAGATTACTCCTATTTATGGAGTTAAGGGTAATGAAGCTCGTGATCTTAATTTTCTTTCTCCCGAATGGATGAAGATGTTACGTTATACAGAGTCTGAAGCAAAAAGACTGGATATGCAAATGGATATGAATACTGGTACGGGGTGGCCTTTTGGTGGACCTGAAGTTAGTATTGAAGATGCTGCAAGTAAGGTCCTGTTTGAAGAATACCAACTAAATGGAGGCGAACGTCTTAGTACAAATATTCAGGTTTCTGATGAAAAGCAGAAATCTATTGCTACTCTTTATCGTTTAATGGCTTTTTCTGATAATGGTCAACGCAAAGATATTACCTCAAAAGTAGATAAACAAGGCAAACTAAACTGGATTGCACCTGCCGGAAAATGGAGATTAATAGCAGTCTTTAATGGTAAAACTTTACAGAAAGTAAAGCGTGCGGCTCCTGGTGGCGAAGGATATGTTATGAATCATTTTTCACGCAAAGCTGTAGCTAACTATCTTAATCGTTTTGAAAGAGCATTTGCTTCTACAAAAACTCCTTATCCTCATAATTTCTTTAATGATTCTTACGAGGTATATAATGCAGACTGGACTCCGGATCTTCTCGAACAATTCTATAAACGTCGCGGATACAAGCTGGAGGAATATCTTCCGGAATTTCTGAATCAGAATCGCAACGAGATAACAGCCCGTATTATTTCCGATTATCGGGAAACAATATCTGAACTGCTTCAGGAAAACTTCACCAGTCAGTGGACTAACTGGGCTCATTCTCATGGAAGCATGACTCGTAATCAGGCTCACGGTTCACCCGGTAATCTTATTGATCTTTATGCAACTGTAGATGTTCCGGAATGTGAAGGTTTTGGTATTTCGAATTTTGGAATTAAAGGTTTAAGAAAGGATTCATTGACTTTGAAGAATTTCTCAGATCTCTCTATGTTGAAATATGCATCTTCTGCTGCTCACATTTCCGGGAAACCTTATACTTCTGCCGAAACATTTACCTGGCTTACTGAGCATTTCCGTACTTCATTGTCTCAATGTAAGCCTGATATTGATTTGATGTTTGTTTCGGGTATAAATCATACTTATTTTCATGGAACTCCTTATTCCCCACAAGATGCAAAGTGGCCGGGCTGGTTGTTCTATGCTTCAGTAAATATGTCGCCTACTAATACAATCTGGCATGATGCTCCTGCGCTTTTCCAGTATATTACTCGTTGCCAGTCTTTCTTGCAAATGGGTAAACCGGATAATGACTTCCTTGTTTATTTGCCGGTTTATGATATGTGGAACGATGTGAATGGTCGTATATTGCAGTTTGATATTCATAAAATGGAGAAAAATGCTCCAAAGTTTATTGAAACCGTTCATAAAATTAATCAAAGCGGATATGATGTAGATTATATCTCTGATAATTTTATCCGCAATACAAAGTGTGTTGATGGCATGCTACTTACAAAAGGTGGAGTTAAATATAAGGCAATTATTATTCCTGCAGTGAAAAAGATGCCGGATGATGTATTAGCTCACCTCATATCTCTTGCAGAGCAAGGTGCTAAAATTATTTTTATAGAGAATTATCCTCTGGATGTTCCTGGATTCTCTAAATTGGAACAGAGACGTTCTCGTTTTAAAAACTTATTGAGCCTGCTTCCTGCTGCTCCCGATTTCAAAGAAACAACATGTAAGTCATTGAAAAAAGGAACGGTTATTACCGGAAGCGACTATCTGAAAACATTGGCTGCGACAGGTGTAGTTAACGAAGATATGAAAACCATCAATGGTTTGAACTGTATCCGTCGTTCTAATGAATCGGGTTATCACTATTTTATAGCTTCTTTACAGCCAAAAGATGTTGAAGGCTGGATTAATCTTGGTGTAAAGGCGGTTTCGGCAGTTATTTATAACCCATTAAATGGTGAAAGTGGTAAAGCTAAAATCAGACAAGCAAATGGACGTACTCAGGTATATGTTCAAATTAAATCGGGTGAGTCTATTATCCTGAAAACATTCACAAATGATGATGTACAGATGGCCGATTGGCAATATATAGTACCGCAGGCTGTAGGGCTGACAATCGATAATAACTGGAAACTTCATTTTGTTCAAAGTGAGCCTGAAATAGATGTTGTTTACAATATTGGTAAGTTGTGCTCATGGACTGAGTTGAATGAGCCTAAGGCGAAGGTAAATATGGGAACTGGTGTTTATAGCGTAAATTTCAACCTTCCGACGATTGCTGCAGAAGAGTGGGTGCTTGATTTAGGTGATGTAAGAGAAAGTGCCCGCGTTAAAATCAATGGTAAAGACGTTGCAACACTTTGGTCGGTTCCTTTTACTGCTAAAGTTGGAAAGTTCCTGAAACCGGGTGAAAATAAGATTGAAGTAGAAGTAACTAATCTACCGGCAAATCGTATTGCTGATTATGACCGTCGTGGCATTGAATGGAGAAACTTTAAAGAAATAAACTTGGTTGATATTAACTATAAACCAACTAAATACGGTAATTGGGAAGTTGTACTTTCTGGCTTACTGGGACCGGTGAAGCTTATTCCGGTTAACTTGATTAATAAATAGTCACATTTCTGATATCGGCAATTGGGACTTTATGTGTAATAGAGTCTCAATTGCCGATATTTTTTTGATGAAAACTAATAAACGATTAATTAATTTATAATATTTATATGATTTTGAAAACAAAACTTTTTCTTGCTGCTTTAGCTTTGAGTGGTGCTGTGTTTGCATCGGGAAACTCTGATAAGTATAGCTCTTTATATAAAAATCTTCCTTTTGATATGCCTCATATTAAGGCGCCTGCATTTCCTTCCAATAGAGTTAATATAGCAGACTTTGGCGTAAAAGGTAATGGTGTTGATTTATGTACCGAGGCTTTTAGTAAGGCAATAGAAAGTTTAAGTAAGAAAGGTGGTGGTGAGCTAATTGTTCCTAGTGGTGTTTGGTTTACGGGTCCTATTGTTTTAAAGAGTAATATAAATCTTCATCTTGAAAAAGGAGCAATTATCTTGTTTTCTCCGGATGTTGATCTTTATCCACTTGTTGAAACATCTTTTGAAGGACTTGACACACGCCGTTGTCAGTCACCAATTTCAGGTCGGAATCTTACCAATGTAGCTATAACTGGTGAAGGAGCAATTGATGGTAATGGAGATTACTGGCGTCCAGTTAAAAGACAAAAAGTAACAGAAAGCCAATGGAAAGAATTTACTTCACGGGGTGGAGCTTATAAACGTGATGATTACTGGTTTCCTTCAGAGAAAACATTGTTGGGTGATAAAATAGCAGATATGAATGTTCCTCGTAATCTGAAAACAGAAGAAGAGTGGCTTGCTGTTAAAAACTTCCTTCGTCCGGTAATGGTTAGCCTGATAGAATGTAAAAATGTATATCTTCAAGGTGTTATATTTCAAAATTCTCCGGCATGGAATCTTCATCCATTAATGTGTGAGAATATAATTATCGAGGATGTTGCAGTCCGGAATCCTTCTTTTGCTCAGAATGGTGATGGGCTTGATCTTGAATCATGCAAAAATGCTTTGATCATTAATAGTACATTTGATGTTGGTGATGATGGTATTTGTCTTAAATCGGGTAAAGATGAAGATGGTCGACGTCGTGCTCGTCCATGTGAAAATGTAATTGTTGATAATTGTACG
Proteins encoded in this window:
- a CDS encoding HIT family protein, with the translated sequence MATIFSKIAAGEIPSYKIAENDKFFAFLDINPLVKGHTLVIPRREVDYIFDMEDEELAAMHLFAKSVAKAVEKAIPCKRVGVAVMGLEVPHAHIHLIPINKESDMVISNPKQKLSDEEFVTIASAIKTAWENNKVDL
- a CDS encoding mannose-1-phosphate guanylyltransferase, yielding MTNSNNYCVIMGGGIGSRFWPFSRKSLPKQFLDFFGTGRSLLQQTYDRFSKIIPAENIFIVTNDLYSSLVKEQLPQLSQDQILLEPTRRNTAPCIAWASYHIQAINPNANIIVAPSDHLILKEGEFLEAIEKGLKFAANSNNLLTLGIKPNRPETGYGYIQIDEQKDGDFHKVKTFTEKPELELAKVFLESGEFYWNSGLFIWNVNSILKAFNELLPELVAKLSVGNNIYATENEKAFIDENFPACPNISIDFGIMEKADNVYVLMGDFGWSDLGTWGSLYDLSSKDENDNVSLKCETLMYNCKNNIVVLPEGKLAVLQNMEDYLIAESDNVLLICKKDEEHAIRKFVNDAQIKMGEDYI
- a CDS encoding Fic family protein, whose amino-acid sequence is MRNNIWKEIEILNQEFINLGISQSVDYEKYYLYSLITHSTAIEGSTLTEMETQLLFDEGITAKGKPLVHHLMNEDLKQAYEFAMAEAKPDIVIAPIFLQNLNAMLMRTTGSVHSTMAGSFDSSKGEYRLCEVTAGVGGRSYMNYLKVPVKMEEFCTTINSRLKSADSLKEQYNLSFNAHLNLVTIHPWVDGNGRTSRLLMNYLQFFYGLFPTKIFKEDRDDYILSLQQSQDEEHNTPFLDFMATQLKKSLSLEIERYNNSRKKGFHLMF
- a CDS encoding DUF3795 domain-containing protein, which codes for MKQLIACCGLDCENCDARIATVENDNELREKTAQKWSSMNNAPEITAATINCMGCRVDGAKFAYCSDYCEIRKCVHEKGFNTCGDCKELDNCQIVGPVFEYTPSAKENLLS
- a CDS encoding RNA-binding protein, which gives rise to MGAAGNKKPKKAKDKSKVKSEYQLEQATAVVGGKHKK
- a CDS encoding glycoside hydrolase family 88 protein produces the protein MKRQITYLFTVLFFIACSVKINATVKLPAIFSDNMVLQQNTWINIWGTASANEKVVITTSWNFKRYVTTADATGKWELKMKTPRATKEQNITVKGENVIKINNVLIGEVWLCTGQSNMEFQVAKDKGWKTGMLNEEEEMKDADYPEIRLFQVQHQLSPEGPKDDCVGHWVVCNPTNLKEFSAVGFVFGRKLYKSLNIPVGLIQSTWGGTHAESWMKKEVMESKPLYADVLQDFALNNVKREKDYCKVPATLWNGMINPILPFTIKGNIWYQGESNSVRFEKYQEVLTDLINSWRKEWSQPEMPFYFVQIAPQYKQPAGIREAQLKTWLTVKNTGMVVITDAGDSTDIHPRNKRITGERLALWALAKTYGRNCAYSGPLYKSMKISGNKAILTFDYVEGGLTSKGDALKGFFIAGTDRRFYPAEAVIVNNKVEVSAPEVLDPVAVRYGWGFFFRANLFNEAGLPASPFRTDSFQEDTYARRFADSEMRRFPKAYMLDHGKKPFFGYAQGVGCCAMLKMWKQTGDKRYFNYVKEWADSLISDNGDIYLYDKSAYNVDFVNSGKVLFDIYKETGNKKYKLAMDVLIKQLKDQPRTLEGGYWHKLVYQHQIWLDGIYMASPFMAQYGAEFNQPEWIDEAVKQITLCHKHTYDPKTGLYYHAWDESKSQRWANPETGLSPNFWGRSIGWYFMAMVDALDFIPVGHEGREVIIKQIQGLADALPKYQDKDGLWYQVLDQPKREGNFPEASVTTQFMYAYAKAVNKGYLDKKYRAYAEKAFDGLKNKLIKENEDGTLTLTRCCQVGGLGGNPYRDGSFEYYIGEKMRDNDAKATGPYIMGCIELGH
- a CDS encoding glycosyl hydrolase, producing the protein MMIKRILLVSCFSSFYIYCSAQQLGWPAVKTEAKPAARWWWLGSAVDEKNLTYNLQEYSHAGMGTMEITPIYGVKGNEARDLNFLSPEWMKMLRYTESEAKRLDMQMDMNTGTGWPFGGPEVSIEDAASKVLFEEYQLNGGERLSTNIQVSDEKQKSIATLYRLMAFSDNGQRKDITSKVDKQGKLNWIAPAGKWRLIAVFNGKTLQKVKRAAPGGEGYVMNHFSRKAVANYLNRFERAFASTKTPYPHNFFNDSYEVYNADWTPDLLEQFYKRRGYKLEEYLPEFLNQNRNEITARIISDYRETISELLQENFTSQWTNWAHSHGSMTRNQAHGSPGNLIDLYATVDVPECEGFGISNFGIKGLRKDSLTLKNFSDLSMLKYASSAAHISGKPYTSAETFTWLTEHFRTSLSQCKPDIDLMFVSGINHTYFHGTPYSPQDAKWPGWLFYASVNMSPTNTIWHDAPALFQYITRCQSFLQMGKPDNDFLVYLPVYDMWNDVNGRILQFDIHKMEKNAPKFIETVHKINQSGYDVDYISDNFIRNTKCVDGMLLTKGGVKYKAIIIPAVKKMPDDVLAHLISLAEQGAKIIFIENYPLDVPGFSKLEQRRSRFKNLLSLLPAAPDFKETTCKSLKKGTVITGSDYLKTLAATGVVNEDMKTINGLNCIRRSNESGYHYFIASLQPKDVEGWINLGVKAVSAVIYNPLNGESGKAKIRQANGRTQVYVQIKSGESIILKTFTNDDVQMADWQYIVPQAVGLTIDNNWKLHFVQSEPEIDVVYNIGKLCSWTELNEPKAKVNMGTGVYSVNFNLPTIAAEEWVLDLGDVRESARVKINGKDVATLWSVPFTAKVGKFLKPGENKIEVEVTNLPANRIADYDRRGIEWRNFKEINLVDINYKPTKYGNWEVVLSGLLGPVKLIPVNLINK
- a CDS encoding glycoside hydrolase family 28 protein, producing the protein MSGAVFASGNSDKYSSLYKNLPFDMPHIKAPAFPSNRVNIADFGVKGNGVDLCTEAFSKAIESLSKKGGGELIVPSGVWFTGPIVLKSNINLHLEKGAIILFSPDVDLYPLVETSFEGLDTRRCQSPISGRNLTNVAITGEGAIDGNGDYWRPVKRQKVTESQWKEFTSRGGAYKRDDYWFPSEKTLLGDKIADMNVPRNLKTEEEWLAVKNFLRPVMVSLIECKNVYLQGVIFQNSPAWNLHPLMCENIIIEDVAVRNPSFAQNGDGLDLESCKNALIINSTFDVGDDGICLKSGKDEDGRRRARPCENVIVDNCTVFKGHGGFVVGSEMSGGVKNVMVTNCKFLGTDVGLRFKSRRGRGGVVENIFIKNVSMMDIATEPLLFDLYYAGKSAVEVLEDGEEGQPKVKVLPKVDETTPAFKNIHVKGLNCSNARRAMFFNGLPEQNIHGIAIEDVFVTSKIGGEIAESDHIKLNNVTIHPAEGPALIIRNCKEVNLGDFKGDVKRINDTE